From Saccharothrix espanaensis DSM 44229, the proteins below share one genomic window:
- a CDS encoding TIGR03086 family metal-binding protein: MNTERLAALAAAPVLEIIDAITPDQLDAPTPCAEYDVRRLIGHLLFWGPSLEAAARKEAVTPAGAEADVDLTDWRPRLRAQLERTAAAWSAPEAWQGVTVLGSPNEMPAAMIGGMTVGEIVVHGWDLATAVDRTPSWDVEVLEFVHADLVGSAPVAREMGLFGPEVPVAEDAPLLDRLLGLTGRKV; this comes from the coding sequence ATGAACACCGAACGGCTGGCGGCGCTCGCCGCGGCACCCGTCCTGGAGATCATCGACGCCATCACGCCCGACCAGCTCGACGCGCCCACGCCGTGCGCCGAGTACGACGTCCGCCGGCTGATCGGCCACCTGCTGTTCTGGGGACCGTCGCTGGAAGCCGCCGCGCGCAAGGAGGCCGTGACGCCGGCGGGCGCGGAGGCCGACGTGGACCTGACCGACTGGCGGCCCCGGTTGCGCGCGCAGCTGGAGCGGACCGCGGCGGCGTGGAGCGCGCCCGAGGCGTGGCAGGGCGTGACGGTGCTGGGCTCGCCGAACGAGATGCCCGCCGCGATGATCGGCGGCATGACCGTGGGCGAGATCGTGGTGCACGGCTGGGACCTCGCCACGGCCGTCGACCGCACGCCGAGCTGGGACGTCGAGGTGCTGGAGTTCGTGCACGCGGACCTGGTCGGCAGCGCGCCGGTGGCCCGCGAGATGGGGCTGTTCGGCCCGGAGGTCCCGGTCGCCGAGGACGCCCCGCTGCTCGACCGCCTGCTGGGGTTGACCGGCCGCAAGGTCTAG
- a CDS encoding SDR family oxidoreductase: MAPARERFVECSDLRIRVVEEGVSGAAAVVLVHGFPDTLRIWDGVAARLRERFWVVRVDLPGAGGSGRPRGRDGFRVERVAGVLGEVVRRVVGRPVHLVGHDWGSVIGWRAVVDEPSLYLSFTSLSGPDLGHVRDWIGRHRWDPVGVVGLVRKSWYIAGFLVPWVPEAVWGLPFVRRRLRAGRRELVNGLELYRANIGRGAVPRRVEVAVRQVELVNDPYVSRRHLEAAEPWVSDLTRTPLHAGHWAPRTHPDQVARLIGDFVEGREARRVVVITGAGSGIGRATAVKFAREGALVVALDVDRAAARRTADEVGGHAYELDVTDSAATGEVARLVVERHGVPDVVMANAGVGVAGPFLQTSEEDWRTVVDVNLWGVVHTLRAFAPHLVERAQGGHLVVTASAAGYFPTAALPAYSTTKAAVLMLAQCLAAELKPHGIGVSAVCPGVVNTDIAGSTRFAGADAVEQAARRKKAARAYRLRGFGPEKVAGQVFRAVERNTPVVAVTPEARFVRVANRLSPRFVRWLGRVVNPT, from the coding sequence ATGGCTCCTGCTCGTGAGCGGTTCGTGGAGTGTTCCGACCTGCGGATTCGGGTGGTTGAGGAGGGGGTCTCGGGGGCTGCTGCGGTGGTCTTGGTGCACGGGTTCCCGGACACGCTGCGGATCTGGGACGGGGTGGCGGCTCGGCTTCGGGAGCGGTTCTGGGTGGTTCGGGTGGATCTTCCGGGGGCCGGTGGGTCCGGGCGGCCTCGGGGGCGGGACGGGTTTCGGGTCGAGCGGGTGGCCGGGGTGCTCGGTGAGGTGGTCCGGCGGGTTGTCGGGCGGCCCGTGCACCTGGTGGGGCACGACTGGGGATCGGTGATCGGGTGGCGGGCCGTGGTGGACGAGCCTTCGCTGTACCTCTCGTTCACCTCGTTGTCCGGGCCCGACCTCGGTCACGTCCGGGACTGGATCGGGCGGCACCGGTGGGATCCGGTGGGTGTCGTGGGACTGGTTCGCAAGTCCTGGTACATCGCGGGGTTCCTGGTGCCGTGGGTGCCCGAGGCGGTCTGGGGTCTGCCGTTCGTGCGGCGGCGGCTCCGCGCCGGGCGCCGGGAACTGGTGAACGGGCTGGAGCTCTACCGGGCGAACATCGGGCGTGGGGCCGTTCCCCGGCGGGTCGAGGTGGCGGTTCGGCAGGTTGAACTGGTGAACGACCCGTACGTGTCCCGGCGGCACCTGGAGGCGGCGGAGCCCTGGGTCTCCGACCTAACGCGCACGCCGCTGCACGCCGGGCACTGGGCGCCCCGCACGCACCCCGATCAGGTCGCTCGGCTCATCGGGGACTTCGTGGAGGGCAGGGAAGCCCGGCGCGTCGTCGTGATCACGGGGGCCGGTAGTGGGATCGGGCGGGCCACGGCGGTGAAGTTCGCACGGGAGGGGGCCTTAGTCGTGGCGCTGGACGTCGACCGTGCGGCTGCCCGGCGCACGGCCGACGAGGTGGGTGGACACGCCTATGAACTCGATGTCACCGACAGTGCCGCGACCGGAGAGGTCGCACGGCTCGTCGTCGAACGCCACGGCGTACCCGATGTGGTGATGGCCAACGCCGGGGTCGGGGTGGCCGGCCCCTTCCTCCAGACCTCGGAGGAGGACTGGCGGACGGTCGTGGACGTCAACCTCTGGGGTGTCGTGCACACGCTCCGGGCCTTCGCGCCGCACCTGGTCGAGCGCGCCCAGGGCGGCCACCTGGTCGTCACGGCCTCCGCCGCCGGGTACTTCCCCACCGCCGCCCTGCCCGCGTACTCGACCACCAAGGCCGCCGTGCTGATGCTCGCGCAGTGCCTGGCCGCCGAACTCAAGCCGCACGGCATCGGGGTCAGTGCGGTCTGCCCCGGCGTCGTGAACACCGACATCGCCGGCTCGACGCGGTTCGCCGGGGCCGACGCGGTGGAGCAGGCCGCCCGCCGGAAGAAGGCGGCTCGGGCCTACCGGCTGCGCGGCTTCGGGCCGGAGAAGGTGGCCGGGCAGGTGTTCCGGGCCGTGGAGCGGAACACGCCGGTCGTGGCGGTGACGCCCGAGGCGAGGTTCGTGCGGGTCGCGAACCGGCTCTCGCCGCGCTTCGTCCGCTGGCTGGGACGGGTGGTCAACCCCACCTGA
- a CDS encoding cation diffusion facilitator family transporter → MGHGHGHGVSSGSAKHLGRLWVAFGIGAAFMVVEFIVGFTTQSLALISDAAHMLTDVLGVGMALTAILLARRASFKGSRTFGLYRAEVLAALANAVLLFGVAGYVVVEALGRFGDPPAVPGLPVVLAAAAGLVANIISFFMLREGAKDSINVRGAYLEVLADLIGSVGVLISGAVTLVFGWRYADPVMGVAIGLFVLPRTWKLAAGALRILFQHAPERLDVEAMQAELSRLPGVEEAHDLHVWTLTSGMEVASAHLTTCQDADPARVLEAAQTLLAERYHIEHATLQVEPGASAERCREISW, encoded by the coding sequence ATGGGTCACGGACACGGCCACGGAGTGTCATCGGGGAGCGCGAAGCACCTCGGCCGGCTGTGGGTCGCCTTCGGTATCGGGGCGGCCTTCATGGTGGTCGAGTTCATCGTGGGTTTCACCACGCAATCGCTTGCGCTGATCTCCGACGCCGCTCACATGCTCACCGACGTCCTGGGCGTCGGCATGGCCCTCACCGCCATCCTGCTGGCCCGCCGGGCTTCCTTCAAGGGCAGTCGCACGTTCGGGCTCTACCGCGCCGAGGTGCTCGCCGCCCTGGCCAACGCGGTGCTGCTGTTCGGCGTCGCGGGGTACGTCGTGGTCGAGGCCCTCGGCCGGTTCGGCGACCCGCCGGCGGTCCCCGGGCTCCCGGTGGTGCTCGCGGCGGCGGCCGGGCTGGTCGCCAACATCATCTCGTTCTTCATGCTCCGCGAGGGCGCGAAGGACAGCATCAACGTGCGCGGCGCGTACCTGGAGGTGCTCGCCGACCTCATCGGCTCGGTCGGCGTGCTGATCAGCGGCGCGGTGACGCTGGTGTTCGGCTGGCGCTACGCCGACCCGGTCATGGGCGTCGCGATCGGCCTGTTCGTCCTCCCCCGCACCTGGAAGCTCGCCGCCGGCGCGTTGCGGATCCTCTTCCAGCACGCCCCCGAGCGCCTCGACGTGGAGGCGATGCAGGCCGAGCTGAGCCGGCTGCCGGGCGTCGAGGAGGCGCACGACCTGCACGTCTGGACGCTCACCTCGGGCATGGAGGTCGCCTCGGCGCACCTGACCACGTGCCAGGACGCCGACCCGGCGCGGGTGCTCGAAGCGGCGCAGACGCTGCTCGCCGAGCGCTACCACATCGAGCACGCCACGCTTCAGGTCGAGCCGGGCGCGTCCGCCGAGCGCTGCCGCGAGATCTCCTGGTGA
- a CDS encoding helix-turn-helix domain-containing protein: MRDERELDWRRHQRHEFPLPSPDLAPLVERYWIVDWSYDRPYRQLIVPYPNVHLVFQGGRATVTGVSSRHVVRELDGDGHVLGVAFRPGRFRAFLGAPVRSITDRTVPSVFPDVPEPGVATVEEMLRSCLPEPDPAARLAADLVDLIVARPDITRVAALAEEVGRGPRQLQRLFAEHVGVGPKWVIRRYRLHEVTQRMAAGARIDWAALAAELGYADQAHFVRDFTAMFGETPTGYAARYHQEISRQRSADAPGST, translated from the coding sequence GTGCGTGACGAGCGGGAACTGGACTGGCGCCGGCACCAGCGGCACGAGTTCCCGCTGCCCTCGCCGGACCTCGCGCCGCTCGTCGAGCGGTACTGGATCGTGGACTGGAGCTACGACCGGCCGTACCGGCAGCTGATCGTGCCGTACCCGAACGTGCACCTGGTGTTCCAGGGCGGCCGGGCCACGGTGACCGGGGTGTCCAGCCGGCACGTGGTCCGGGAGCTCGACGGCGACGGGCACGTGCTCGGCGTGGCGTTCCGGCCGGGCCGGTTCCGGGCGTTCCTCGGCGCGCCGGTGCGGTCGATCACGGACCGGACCGTGCCGTCGGTGTTCCCGGACGTGCCGGAGCCGGGCGTGGCCACCGTGGAGGAGATGCTGCGGTCGTGCCTGCCGGAGCCCGACCCGGCGGCCCGGCTCGCCGCGGACCTGGTCGACCTGATCGTGGCCCGGCCGGACATCACCCGGGTCGCCGCGCTCGCCGAGGAGGTCGGGCGCGGCCCGAGGCAGCTGCAACGGCTGTTCGCCGAGCACGTCGGCGTCGGCCCGAAGTGGGTGATCCGGCGCTACCGGCTGCACGAGGTCACCCAGCGGATGGCCGCCGGCGCGCGGATCGACTGGGCCGCCCTCGCCGCCGAGCTGGGGTACGCCGACCAGGCCCACTTCGTGCGCGACTTCACCGCGATGTTCGGCGAGACCCCGACCGGCTACGCGGCCCGGTATCACCAGGAGATCTCGCGGCAGCGCTCGGCGGACGCGCCCGGCTCGACCTGA
- a CDS encoding IS630 family transposase, with the protein MARQPSVFVRPLSMEEGRKLQRITRTSKDPVRLRRAIVVLMSGQGQAVPDITSLMQVSADYVRDVIHAFNERGFAALDPKWRGGRSRTIGEAIRERIRLIARASPADWGITAFSTWSLAKLRDHLLDRGTVAAISRETLRRILRAGGVSWQSTTTWKASTDPDFVIRMQRILDLYDHPPEGGRVICVDEFGPLNLMPRKGKAWRPAGSPRRLRATYNRHHGVMHMLAALDLTTGKIHYRIRRRKRHAEFLDLLKTLRARWPDQRLHLVMDNFSPHRHPDVREWAAENDTELVFLPTYSSWLNWIEAEFAALRYFALNGTDHLTHAEQNAAIASFIRWRNAQAQPKTRFATDSPIRTWTHYPANAA; encoded by the coding sequence GTGGCTCGTCAACCGAGCGTGTTCGTCCGGCCGTTGTCGATGGAGGAGGGCCGGAAGCTTCAGCGGATCACCAGGACCTCGAAGGACCCGGTGCGGCTGCGGCGGGCGATCGTGGTGCTGATGTCCGGCCAGGGCCAAGCAGTCCCGGACATCACCTCGTTGATGCAGGTCAGCGCCGATTACGTGCGTGATGTGATCCACGCCTTCAACGAGCGGGGGTTCGCTGCCCTGGACCCAAAATGGAGGGGCGGGCGGAGTCGGACGATCGGTGAGGCGATCCGTGAACGGATCCGCCTGATCGCCCGGGCCTCGCCCGCCGACTGGGGCATCACCGCGTTCTCCACCTGGTCGCTGGCAAAGCTGCGCGACCACCTGCTCGACCGCGGCACCGTCGCCGCGATCAGCCGGGAAACGCTGCGCCGCATCCTGCGCGCCGGCGGCGTCTCCTGGCAGAGCACCACCACGTGGAAGGCCTCCACCGACCCGGACTTCGTCATCAGGATGCAGCGGATCCTCGACCTCTACGATCACCCGCCCGAGGGCGGGCGGGTGATCTGCGTCGACGAGTTCGGACCGCTGAACCTGATGCCGCGCAAGGGCAAAGCGTGGCGGCCCGCCGGGTCACCACGCCGATTACGGGCCACCTACAACCGTCACCACGGCGTGATGCACATGCTCGCCGCACTCGACCTGACCACCGGGAAGATCCACTACCGGATCCGACGCCGCAAACGCCACGCCGAGTTCCTCGACCTGCTCAAGACCCTGCGCGCCCGCTGGCCCGACCAGCGGCTCCACCTGGTCATGGACAACTTCTCCCCGCACCGGCACCCCGACGTCCGCGAGTGGGCCGCCGAGAACGACACCGAGTTGGTGTTCCTGCCGACCTACTCGAGCTGGCTGAACTGGATCGAGGCGGAGTTCGCCGCCCTGCGCTACTTCGCCCTCAACGGCACCGACCACCTCACCCACGCCGAGCAGAACGCCGCCATCGCCTCGTTCATCCGCTGGCGCAACGCCCAAGCCCAGCCCAAGACCCGTTTCGCCACCGACTCGCCCATCCGCACCTGGACCCATTACCCGGCCAACGCTGCGTGA
- a CDS encoding ATP-binding protein, with product MIEWSLTVPTEGSIELPPDPRAMDAIGRNHSLATALADLVDNSIDAGATQVLIRLVKAGGRLTSLYVVDNGRGMSPDVIDSAMTVGGRREYGNGDLGHFGLGLKAASFSQARSLSVMSRAEGRQAVGRRWRLDAGGGRGFACDVVPGEFAESELRRDWRIDLVESGTVVRWDDVVAFPATDAQRRIDEFIDTTITSACQHIGMVFHRFLEQSRLSVDFDVYEVDTGLAGPQIPVTPLNPFGYGRSGRSDFPRTLTAQENGLKLAFRCHLWPGQSGTASFQLTGNPVNHQGLYFYRRDRLLQAGGWEGVHAPSPKLRLARVEVDIDNDVVGLFQMNPEKSRVNVGPEFARLAASARSADGLGLDEYFDLAEAVYTESRKRTAKRTPMVYPGSGLPPRIRDTIKREIPERAGEDPVDIRWDTFTDDLLFHVDRDRRTLWLNKRYRKMLLGGKHGGLNDLPLLKSLLYLLVSNVFEGSHLGPKDKDNIALWQTILTAAARAERQ from the coding sequence GTGATCGAGTGGAGCCTGACCGTGCCGACCGAAGGCAGCATCGAACTGCCTCCTGATCCTCGGGCGATGGACGCCATCGGTCGCAACCACTCCTTGGCCACAGCTCTCGCCGACCTCGTCGACAACTCGATCGACGCGGGGGCGACGCAGGTCCTCATCCGCCTTGTCAAGGCCGGGGGGCGACTGACTTCGCTGTATGTGGTGGACAACGGTCGCGGCATGTCTCCCGACGTGATCGACTCGGCGATGACGGTGGGCGGACGACGGGAGTACGGCAACGGGGACCTCGGCCACTTCGGGCTGGGTCTCAAGGCGGCGTCGTTCAGTCAAGCCCGGAGCCTGTCAGTGATGTCGCGGGCGGAGGGCCGACAGGCGGTCGGCAGGCGTTGGCGCTTGGACGCCGGTGGCGGGCGTGGTTTCGCATGTGACGTGGTACCGGGCGAGTTCGCCGAATCGGAGCTGCGGCGAGACTGGCGCATCGATCTTGTGGAGAGTGGGACCGTCGTTCGCTGGGACGACGTGGTCGCTTTCCCGGCAACCGATGCCCAGCGCCGGATCGACGAGTTCATCGACACCACGATCACCAGCGCCTGTCAGCACATCGGCATGGTGTTCCACCGATTCCTCGAACAAAGCCGGCTCAGCGTCGACTTCGACGTCTACGAAGTCGACACCGGGCTGGCAGGCCCGCAGATTCCGGTCACACCCCTCAACCCGTTCGGCTATGGCCGCTCGGGTCGGTCGGACTTCCCCCGGACCCTGACAGCCCAGGAGAACGGCCTGAAGTTGGCTTTCCGCTGCCACCTGTGGCCTGGCCAGTCGGGAACCGCCTCCTTCCAGTTGACCGGCAACCCGGTGAACCACCAGGGCCTCTACTTCTACCGGCGGGACCGCCTCTTGCAGGCCGGCGGTTGGGAGGGTGTGCACGCACCCAGCCCGAAGCTCAGGTTGGCGCGCGTCGAGGTGGACATCGACAACGACGTCGTGGGTCTGTTCCAGATGAACCCGGAGAAGTCCCGAGTGAACGTGGGGCCGGAGTTCGCGCGACTGGCGGCCTCGGCACGATCGGCCGATGGGCTTGGCCTCGACGAGTACTTCGACCTGGCCGAGGCGGTGTACACGGAGTCGAGGAAGCGGACGGCCAAACGCACGCCGATGGTCTACCCGGGCTCAGGGTTGCCACCCAGGATCCGCGACACAATCAAGCGTGAGATCCCGGAGAGGGCCGGCGAGGACCCCGTCGACATCCGTTGGGATACCTTCACCGACGACCTGCTGTTCCACGTCGACCGCGACCGGCGCACCTTGTGGCTCAACAAGCGGTACCGCAAGATGCTGCTCGGCGGCAAGCACGGCGGCCTCAACGATCTTCC
- a CDS encoding GH92 family glycosyl hydrolase, with product MGHRRGFPVVLSTAAVVLAGVAGWPSATAAPGGPTVSETLFATSFEDGQPAPKWASTVETDPAGTPRTAGVDGSDQVGIPGDVTDRITDVEANAEHAEAGEVKENLVDGSTGSKWLAFTPTGWAEFTFPEPVAVRRYALTSADDEPERDPRDWSLSGSADGTTWTPIDTRAGEVFTARHLTKTYETANTAAFRYYRIDITANAGGVNLLQLAEIQFSDGSSTPPAKNMRTTVGKGAVGGYNAKAGAGFTGVKALRYQGTHVTAGRGYSYNKVFEVDIPVTATTELSYLVFPSFTTDDLNYPSTFVAVDLAFADGTYLSDLGARDQHGFEVSPRGQGAAKSLYTNQWNRVASVVGKVAAGKTVKRILVAYDNPTGPASFNGWIDDIAVKSAPAVVDRARPTDHVLTTRGTNSSGSFSRGNNFPATAVPHGFNFWSPMTNAGSISWLYEYAKANNRDNLPTLQAFTASHEPSPWMGDRQTFQVMPSAGTPTADRAQRALPFRHENEIARAHYYGVTFENGMRTEIAPTDHAALFRFTFTGDASTLVFDNVNNSGGLSLDPATGVVSGFSDVKSGLSTGATRMFVYGVVDRPVTASGRLTGAGRDDVAGYLRFDTSTEKAVTLRIATSLLGVDQARRNLELEVSTSDTFDTVRDRAQAAWDEVLRMVEVEGATEDQLTTLYSNLYRLYLYPNSGYENTGTADAPKHQYASPVQPAAASTPTRTGAKVVDGKIYVNNGFWDTYRTTWPAYSLFTPKKAGELADGFVQQYRDGGWISRWSSPGYANLMTGTSSDVAFADAFVKGVEDFDVKAAFDAAVKNATVAPPGAGVGRKGLDTSIFTGYTSTATGEGMSWAIEGYVNDHGIATMAKALHEQTGDPEYLAQHEYFANRAQNYVHMFDPGTGFFRGRKPDGTWRVPAAEYDPREWGHDYTETDGWNMAFSVPHDGQGLANLYGGKDGLAKKLDDFFALPETAKFPGSYGGVIHEMTEARDVRMGQLGHSNQVSHHIAYMYDYAGQPWKTQEKVREILSRLYLGSEIGQGYPGDEDNGEQSAWYLFSALGFYPLQMGDARYAVGSPLFTKATVNLENGRKLVVNAPKNSARNIYVQSLKVNGTKWDKAYLPHADIAQGGTLDFEMGPEPSKWATGADAAPPSPTTGTEPPKPLRDVTSAATVTGSGAVTPLLDNTSQTAGSVSWLQIDLKDHKEKADFYTLTSAKSSGDPAAWVLKGSYDGTSWSTVDERSGEVFPHRRQTRAFKIPRAGHYRHYRLEFPATATLAEVELLAKPATTCTTTITDEHRGPLRVRGSTCVDGGTVTGPVVVDAGASLHVFGGKLHGPLSAAGAAAVVLVDSEVGGPVTITGTTGELALEHTTIDGPVNLVGNRGGTTVAANTVGGPLSCVTSNLPPANNGWANEVHGPKIGQCAKL from the coding sequence ATGGGGCACAGGCGGGGATTTCCGGTCGTCCTGTCGACCGCTGCGGTGGTCCTGGCCGGCGTGGCAGGCTGGCCGTCCGCGACCGCCGCACCAGGGGGGCCCACCGTGAGCGAGACGCTCTTCGCCACCTCGTTCGAGGACGGGCAGCCCGCGCCGAAGTGGGCGAGCACGGTCGAGACCGACCCGGCGGGCACCCCGCGGACCGCCGGCGTCGACGGCTCGGACCAGGTCGGCATCCCGGGTGACGTCACCGACCGGATCACCGACGTCGAGGCCAACGCCGAGCACGCCGAGGCCGGTGAGGTGAAGGAGAACCTGGTCGACGGCAGCACCGGGTCGAAGTGGCTCGCGTTCACCCCGACCGGCTGGGCGGAGTTCACCTTCCCCGAGCCGGTGGCGGTCCGCCGCTACGCGCTGACCTCCGCCGACGACGAGCCCGAGCGCGACCCCCGGGACTGGTCGCTGAGCGGCTCGGCGGACGGCACCACGTGGACGCCGATCGACACCAGGGCGGGCGAGGTGTTCACCGCCCGGCACCTGACCAAGACCTACGAGACGGCGAACACCGCCGCGTTCCGGTACTACCGGATCGACATCACCGCGAACGCGGGCGGCGTGAATTTGCTGCAACTGGCCGAGATCCAGTTCTCCGACGGCTCCTCGACACCGCCCGCGAAGAACATGCGCACCACCGTGGGCAAGGGTGCGGTCGGCGGCTACAACGCCAAGGCGGGTGCGGGCTTCACCGGCGTGAAAGCGCTGCGGTACCAAGGAACGCACGTCACCGCCGGGCGCGGGTACTCCTACAACAAGGTGTTCGAGGTCGACATCCCGGTGACCGCCACGACCGAGCTGTCCTACCTGGTGTTCCCGTCGTTCACCACCGACGACCTGAACTACCCGAGCACGTTCGTCGCGGTCGACCTGGCGTTCGCCGACGGCACCTACCTCAGCGACCTGGGTGCCCGCGACCAGCACGGGTTCGAGGTGTCGCCACGCGGGCAGGGTGCGGCGAAGTCGTTGTACACCAACCAGTGGAACCGGGTCGCGTCGGTGGTGGGGAAGGTCGCCGCCGGCAAGACGGTCAAGCGGATCCTGGTGGCGTACGACAACCCGACCGGGCCGGCGTCGTTCAACGGTTGGATCGACGACATCGCGGTGAAGTCCGCGCCCGCCGTCGTCGACCGGGCCCGCCCCACCGACCACGTGCTGACCACGCGTGGCACCAACTCCAGCGGCAGCTTCTCGCGCGGCAACAACTTCCCGGCCACGGCCGTGCCGCACGGGTTCAACTTCTGGTCGCCGATGACCAACGCGGGTTCGATCAGCTGGCTCTACGAGTACGCGAAGGCCAACAACCGGGACAACCTGCCGACGCTCCAGGCGTTCACCGCGAGCCACGAGCCCAGCCCGTGGATGGGGGACCGGCAGACCTTCCAGGTGATGCCGTCGGCCGGCACGCCCACCGCCGACCGCGCGCAGCGCGCGTTGCCGTTCCGCCACGAGAACGAGATCGCACGGGCGCACTACTACGGGGTGACGTTCGAGAACGGGATGCGCACCGAGATCGCGCCCACCGACCACGCCGCCCTGTTCCGCTTCACGTTCACCGGTGACGCCTCCACCCTGGTGTTCGACAACGTGAACAACAGCGGCGGCCTGTCCCTCGACCCGGCGACCGGTGTGGTCAGCGGGTTCTCCGACGTGAAGAGCGGCCTGTCCACCGGCGCGACCCGGATGTTCGTCTACGGCGTGGTGGACCGGCCGGTCACGGCGAGCGGCCGGCTGACCGGCGCGGGCCGGGACGACGTCGCGGGCTACCTCCGGTTCGACACGTCCACCGAGAAGGCGGTGACCCTGCGGATCGCCACCTCCCTGCTGGGCGTGGACCAGGCCCGTCGCAACCTCGAACTGGAAGTGTCCACCTCGGACACCTTCGACACGGTCCGGGACCGCGCGCAGGCCGCGTGGGACGAGGTCTTGCGGATGGTCGAGGTGGAGGGCGCGACCGAAGACCAGCTGACCACGTTGTACTCCAACCTCTACCGGCTCTACCTGTACCCGAACTCGGGCTACGAGAACACCGGCACGGCCGACGCCCCGAAGCACCAGTACGCCTCGCCCGTGCAGCCCGCGGCGGCGTCGACCCCGACCCGGACCGGCGCGAAGGTCGTGGACGGCAAGATCTACGTCAACAACGGTTTCTGGGACACCTATCGCACCACCTGGCCCGCGTACAGCTTGTTCACCCCGAAGAAGGCCGGGGAACTGGCGGACGGGTTCGTCCAGCAGTACCGGGACGGCGGCTGGATCTCCCGCTGGTCCTCGCCCGGCTACGCCAACCTGATGACGGGCACCAGCTCGGACGTGGCGTTCGCGGACGCGTTCGTCAAGGGCGTCGAGGACTTCGACGTCAAGGCCGCGTTCGACGCGGCGGTGAAGAACGCGACCGTCGCGCCGCCCGGCGCGGGCGTCGGCCGCAAGGGTCTGGACACCTCGATCTTCACCGGCTACACCTCCACCGCGACCGGCGAGGGCATGTCGTGGGCGATCGAGGGTTACGTCAACGACCACGGCATCGCGACCATGGCCAAGGCCCTGCACGAGCAGACCGGCGATCCGGAGTACCTGGCGCAGCACGAGTACTTCGCCAACCGGGCGCAGAACTACGTCCACATGTTCGACCCGGGCACCGGGTTCTTCCGAGGGCGCAAGCCGGACGGCACGTGGCGCGTCCCGGCCGCCGAGTACGACCCGCGCGAGTGGGGCCACGACTACACCGAGACCGACGGCTGGAACATGGCGTTCTCGGTGCCGCACGACGGCCAGGGCCTGGCCAACCTCTACGGCGGCAAGGACGGGCTGGCCAAGAAGCTCGACGACTTCTTCGCCCTCCCGGAGACCGCGAAGTTCCCCGGCTCGTACGGCGGCGTCATCCACGAGATGACCGAGGCGCGGGACGTGCGGATGGGCCAGCTCGGGCACAGCAACCAGGTGTCGCACCACATCGCCTACATGTACGACTACGCCGGGCAGCCGTGGAAGACGCAGGAGAAGGTCCGCGAGATCCTGTCCCGGCTCTACCTGGGCAGCGAGATCGGCCAGGGCTACCCCGGTGACGAGGACAACGGCGAGCAGTCGGCGTGGTACCTGTTCAGCGCCTTGGGCTTCTACCCGTTGCAGATGGGTGACGCGCGGTACGCCGTCGGTTCCCCGCTGTTCACCAAGGCCACGGTGAACCTGGAGAACGGCCGCAAGCTCGTGGTCAACGCGCCCAAGAACAGCGCGCGCAACATCTACGTGCAGTCGTTGAAGGTCAACGGGACGAAGTGGGACAAGGCGTACCTCCCGCACGCCGACATCGCGCAGGGCGGCACGCTCGACTTCGAGATGGGCCCCGAACCGTCGAAGTGGGCCACCGGAGCGGACGCCGCGCCGCCGTCGCCCACCACCGGCACCGAGCCGCCCAAGCCGCTGCGCGACGTCACGTCGGCGGCCACGGTGACCGGGTCGGGCGCGGTGACCCCGTTGCTGGACAACACGTCCCAGACGGCTGGAAGCGTGTCGTGGCTCCAGATCGACCTCAAGGACCACAAGGAGAAGGCCGACTTCTACACGCTGACCTCCGCCAAGTCCTCCGGCGACCCGGCGGCATGGGTCCTCAAGGGCTCCTACGACGGTACTTCGTGGTCCACTGTGGACGAACGCTCTGGCGAGGTCTTCCCGCACCGCCGGCAGACCAGGGCGTTCAAGATCCCCCGGGCGGGCCACTACCGGCACTACCGCCTGGAGTTCCCGGCGACGGCGACGCTGGCCGAAGTCGAACTGCTGGCGAAGCCGGCCACGACCTGCACGACGACCATCACCGACGAGCACCGCGGACCGTTGCGGGTGCGCGGGTCGACGTGCGTCGACGGCGGCACGGTCACCGGCCCCGTGGTGGTCGACGCGGGCGCGTCGCTCCACGTCTTCGGCGGCAAGCTCCACGGCCCCCTGTCGGCGGCGGGCGCGGCGGCCGTCGTGCTGGTGGACAGCGAGGTCGGCGGCCCGGTCACGATCACCGGCACCACCGGCGAACTGGCGCTGGAGCACACCACGATCGACGGCCCGGTCAACCTGGTCGGCAACAGGGGCGGCACGACCGTCGCCGCGAACACCGTCGGCGGGCCGCTGTCGTGCGTCACGAGCAACCTGCCGCCGGCGAACAACGGGTGGGCGAACGAGGTGCACGGGCCGAAGATCGGCCAGTGCGCGAAGCTCTAG